GGCttgccggcggcgcgcgcctcctgCTCCGCCTCGCCAAACGGACGGAAcaggtcgaggaggagcccGGCGTCGCCACGCACAAACGCTtccggcgcgaggcgcgtcacGGCAATCTGGTGCGCGTTCGACAGGctctcggcacgcagccaGCACACGTACTCGTGGTAGTAGTTGttcgccgcgtgcgccgcaatcgcctcggcgccggcgcgccacgtcgcgggAATGCACAGCGTGTCGAGGAACGCCGCGTGCTCCgccaggtgctcgacgttgcgctcgagcagcgcctgcaccgcaGCCTGGCGCAcgtgcgcctcctcgaTGTGCAGGAGGACAAACGCGGCCCAGTGCCACAGGCCCTGGCTCTCGATCTGCGCGGCGTAGGCAATCgagaggcgcgcgccgtgctcggcgtcggcaaagtcgcgtacgtcgagcgcacgcgcgagcgtcaCGTACGTGTGCCACGGAAGCGTGTGCTCGGTCGCACTCGCGCCAAAGTTGCGCGCGTTCAGCACGTGGTCGAGGGGGTAGGTGGggtcgacgtgcagctgcaccagctcgtACATCGCGTCCCATTCCACGCCaggacgctgcgcgagttcgcgcagcttgagcgcgccgagcttcGCCGCATCGTAGTACGcaggcagcggcggctgcgTGTCGCTCAGCGACCGCAGCGCCGCTTCGTAGGATGCCACActcgccgcgagcggcgcctcccacggcacgccgtacCACACGTGAAGGCCgagtgcgcggcgccagtcgaggccggcggcgacctTGGCATCCGTGCCGAGGTGGCCGCACAGCAGCTCGTagatgcggcgcatcgcgggctcgagcagcggcacgacctgctcggTCTGCCACACGCTCAGCTGTGTCGCGAGGTACTCTTTgctcgcggcgtcgccgccggcctgcgcgacgagcgtcgcgaggcgcacatcgttcgcctcgagcgccgcgtcggccgcatGCTCGACCTGGAAGCCAGACAGCAGCGCAAAGATCAGCTCGGTGGAGCGGgatgcggcgcggtgcgcacgcgcctcggtctgcaccgacgcggcggcggcgcgcgcaagcCACTGCGACAGTGCGctcttgcggcgcagctgctcgaccttggcgcgcagcgacggcgcagcgtccgccggcagctcgtcgcgcagcggatcaaagagcgcgctgccgaggtGCCAGAACTGCGCGGCGTACCGCTTGTCGTCCGCAGCATAgtgctgcgcgtgcgtctGGAACGACGTGCCGGGCTTGGGGCGCACaaacggcacgccgtccgCCACCGTTacggtcgacgcgctgcgctgctgcgcaaggagcgcctcggcgagctgcgccgcctcggcgggatcggcgccgatgcgcacgcggtCCAGCACGACCTCTGACGTGCCCGGCAGGGTCGTGcggtgcagcaggccgttgtgcacgagcgcgtcgcggggcCCGCAGCCGATACGAAAGCTGCGGCCGAACGAGAggcccgcgtcgcgcgaAAAGAGGCCGTCGTCCAGCACGGACTGGGCGAGTGGCACACGCGCAACGGGAATCGGCGCGGCAAACGGCGTGTCGATCGCCTGGTCCggcacgtcggccgcgtcggccgcgccggcctctTCCGTGACGTCTTCCACGTCTGGAACATCCGCCTTGGCGtccaccgcgtcgacgtccgcCATAAAGCTGGGACTCTTACTCACGCCTGCCGCCGGTCCCTGGCGCGGAGGCGTGTGCCCAAAAAAACTCGCCCGCATTACTTGCACTTTGCGAGggagcgcgctcggcgcgggcgacgcaagacgcgcgacgctcggcgcgggcgatCCAAAGCggcccggcgtcgcggagcGAGGGCGCTGTGCGACCGTCGGCACCCAGacgtccgcctcgtcgtcttcgAGGTCCTCCTCACGGAAGTCGCTCTCGTTGCTCTCGCTGtgctgctcgtcgccgagctgcatgGCAGGCACTTCGtcctcgctctcgctctCCGAGTCGTCGAGACCGTAGCGCGAAAAGTGCTGCACGATAAAGGTCCACGTGCCAGACGTCGGCTCGTACGACACAAACTCGGTCTCTTTTTTGTTCTTGAGCTTGGTAATGTGCTGCTtgacgcgcgcgtgcgacggATCCTtgagcggctcgcgcgtcgcgcggtcCAGCGGCCAGCACCCCTCGAGGCTCACGCGCGCAGGCACATTGAGGCcgtggccgagcgcggccttgGGCACGGGCACGTAGCCGGGCTGCaggccgtcgagcggcgtctcggACTCGAGGTCCTCTTCCTGGGGGTACACAAAGCACTCTTTtgcgcgcagctgcacgacgccTCCGCCGATGCACGCGAGGTCaggcagcgacgcgaggTCGACCGGCTCGAGGAACGCGACCTCACCAAAGCCGATGCGCTTCACGCTAAagtcggcgagcgaggcAAGCGCCTCGTAGTCCATGCTACGCagctcggtgagcgcgGGCGTAAGCACATAgtcgccgtgctgcggcgcacgcggcagcgactggcgcgggcgcggaggctcgctcacgcgcgacacgctcaGGTCGGGATGCGGGAGCGACAAGCTCTCCTCGCCCACATCCGctgcgcgctcgaccgcgggCGAGAAACGCGCGCGGGGCGTGGCGGTGAGcgtctcgcggcgcacgctcggcgagcgcgcaaAGGTCGCGTCCCCGTCGAGGACCAGGCGCTTGCTTGTCGACCGGGGAATAAAGGCCTGCGGCGAGAGCGCCTGGGCATCGCTGGGACCACGGAAGAGcatgctgctcgagcgcaccggcgtcgcACCCCGCGACGCAAGGCCGGGCGTGCTCTCCCGGaagggcgtgcgctcgcgcgcctgcgacacgtccagcgccggcgtcgagccACGCAGTCGCGTCACACGCACCGCGTtacgcggcgacgagcggaAGGGCGACACGAGCGGCGGCTTGCTCTTGGGCGCGACGTTGaacggcagcggcgcttgggcagccgcgctcggctgcgtgttggcgagcagcgcatccgtTCCGTAGGGGTTCGTCgtgagcgacgcgggcgacgcggccggggcgggcgccggcgcagcaggcgccgaggcgccgaggggcttggcgagcgacgagccaAAGGTGTTGGTCTGCGTGCCAAACaggccgccgctcggctgCGCAGGCTGGCTCTGGCCAAAGAGGCCGCCACTCGGCTGCGCCGGCTGGCTCTGGCCAAAGAGGCCGTCGCTTGgcgcggtgctgctcggctgcgcgccgccaaacGAGAACGAGGGCTTCGGGGCAGTGGACGACGCGCCAAACaggccgccgctcggctgCGTGGTATTGTTCTGGCCAAAGaggccgccgctcggcgccgacgacgtgtTCTGGCCAAAGAGGCCGCCACTCGGCTGCGCGGGCTGCGCGGGCTTCGCGCCAAacaggccgccgcccgacgaggCATTGTTCGCGCCAAAGGTCGACGGCTGCGACGGCTGCGAGGCGTTTTGCCCAAAGCCAaagccgccgctcggctgCGCGGGCTGCGCGGGCTTCGCGCCAAACAGGCCGCCGCCAGTGTTGCTGCCAAAGGTCGACGGCTGCGCACCCGTTGACGGCGCAGGGGTGCTGCTGGTCTGCCcaaagccgccgccgccgccgccgaacgAGAAGGCGGGCTTGTTTTGCTGCGCGGGCTGGTTGTTATTCGCGCCGAATCCGCCAAAcgacggcgtcgacgaggcgggcgcggcgccgccaaagaggccgcCCGGCTTGGACTGGTTGTTGTTCTGGCCAAAGGagaagctcgacgaggcgttGTTATTCGTGCTCGCCTGGTTGCCAAACaggccgccgctcggctgCGTGTTGGTGTTTTGCCCGAACGAGAACGAGCTCTGGGGCTGCGCGGGCTGCGCGGGCTGGGCCGGCTGGCTGCCAAAGCCAAACGCGGGCTTGttctgctgcgcggcattGTTGTTGGCGCCTGCACCAAAGCTAaagctcgtcgagggctgcgccgcggcattGTTGTTCTGGCCAAACATGAAGCCAGACTGCTGTGCGGGTTGCGCGGGCTGCGCGGGCTgcgtcgtgctgctgcCAAAGAGGCCGGAGTTCGGTTGCTGCGTGTTCTGCCcaaagagcgacgagcccgTGTTCGACGCGCCAAACGCATTCGTCGCGGGCTTGGCGCCTCCAaagagcgacggcgcgctgttTTGTGCGCCGAACGCAGACGTCGACGCGGGCTGCTGCTGGCCAAAGAGGCCGCCGGACGCGGGCTGCGTCTGGCCAAAGGTCGACGGAGGCTGTTGCTGGCCAAAcggcgtcgctgccggctGCGCGGGCTGCGCGCCAAAGCCAAACGCGGGCGTTGCActcgcggccggcgtcgcagcCGGCGCACCGGTGCCCTTGGAGCGCCCTTGGCGGTAGTCttgcaggcgcagctctTCGGGGCTCATCGACGCATACGCCGGCATCGAGGCAATGGACTGGTGCACGTCCCAGACCTTGGCGTGCGTCTTGGGGTCAGTCTGGTTGCTGTCTTCGCGGAAAGGCTGGTACGGCGTGGTCGCCGTGCCTTGGGTCAcggccggcacggccgcctggccggcgagcggcgcggcgccaaaGCCGCCGAACGACGCCGGCTGCGCGGTGGAGCCCGGCTGGCCAAAGAACGAGCTgccgcccccgccgcccccgccgccgaaCGCGGTCGAGGGCTGCGCACCAAACGCGGGCtgctgcggctgcggctgcgtcgcgccgccaaaGCCAAAGGTGTtggtcgccggcgccggcgtcgacgtgctgggCGCGCCGAATGCGCCAAAGGTCGACGCAGGCTTGGGCTGCCCAAAGGTGCTCGCAGTGCCCGACTGGCCGAAGGCGAACGGCGTCGTCTGCGCCGGGGTGCTCGCTGCCTGTCCAAAGGTGTTCGGCTGGCTGGCGCCGAACGCGTTcgtggccggcgcagcggtcTGGCCAAAGGAGCCGAACGCGGGCGTGGTGCTGGTCTGACCAAACATCCCCCCCGCTGCCggctgcgcaggagcgtTTGTGCCCTGCTGGTTTTGCTGGCCGAAGCCACTAaaggacgacgcgccgaacATCGCACTTGCGCTCCGTCCGCCAGAaagcagcgcggcggcgcgccgggcccGAAAAGGGCTCACGTGATAGATTGGGGAAAAAGACGTGCATTGCTCGCCACAAACAAGACGTCTACGGGATACGTACAATGAAACAGGTAACAGGGCCGCCAGAGCGCCAACCCGGGGCCTTACCATAAAACCGGGATAGTACGAACGAAATGGAAAGGGGGGGAGAGATTAGAGCTGGAAGCGGTAGGCAGGGGCCTCCGTCCACTGCTCACCGAGGACCTCCTTGGTGTTGCTGTGATCAAACTGgggcagctgcgcaaacTCGCCCTTGGCGACAAAGGCGCGAAGGGGAGCAAGGGGGTTGGTCGAGTCGGGCTTCGAAGCCTCCTTCTGGAAGGCCTCGACCCACTCGTCGTACGGCACCACCTCGGCGGGCGTCGTGCCTTCCGGCGCAGGGATCTGCGACgggtcgagcggcgcctcgttgcGGATGTGGAACACGTTGTGGTTGCTCAGCCAGGTGCGGGGGGTCGACACAAGCTTGCCGAAAATCTCCGAGAACCAGTCAGAGGGCGTCTCGGTAAAGACGCTCTTGGACTCGGGCGCGAGACCCATCTGGGCGCAGCCTTGGAACATGCGCCAGAGGAAACTGTCGGGGTTGGGGATGTACTTGGACGAAGCGCTACCACCCAGGACACCAGGGCGGACCGTCACTGCGGGCACACCACGCTCGTTCATGCGCTTGCACAGCATCTCCGAAACCCACTTGGACTGCGAGTAGCCGTTGAAGAGACCGGTCTTGAGTGTGTTCAGGTCTAGGTTCTCGGGGACAACCTCGTTCGTCTTGGGCTCTGCCGAGAAGCTGAGCCACATGTTGGTCGAACCAATGTTCGCCACAGCCTTGATCTTCTTCTCGgacgcaaggcgcagcacctcgcgcgtcgAGTAGGTGTTGACCGGGGCAATGCCCTGGTAACCGATCAGGTGGTCGGCCTTGCCGCTGGCGTGCACAATCAGGTCCACGCTCGCAGCGAGGCGAGTCCAGTCCTCGTCAGACAGGCCAAGGTGCGGCTCCGTCACGTCACCCGACACCGCCGACACGCGGTTGAGGTGCTTGAGCGACTtgagctcgcgcttcgTGGCCATGTCCTtgatgcgctgcatgccCTCCTCGGGAGTGCCGCGGACAAGCGCAGTGACGTGGGCCTTGGGGAaggcctcgagcaccgcctccagcgcgctgctgcccaGGAAACCAGTGGCACCGGTAACGAGCACCTCCTGGGCGACACCAGGCTCGAGCTTCGACGCGTCAAAGGCCTCGAGGTGCGTCACGGTCTTGggcaggtcgtcgagcttgtCCACCTCCGCAGCATAGTCAAACGTCGTAAGAGGAGCGGTATTGACCTTGGCGggggccgcggccgccttCTTGGCGGGGGCGGCAGCCTCCTTGGGCGCCTCACCCTCCTCGCCACCGGCGGTCGCATCGGCGACAatctggcgcagcgcagccaCCGACACGgggccgagcagctgcagctggGTGACCGTCGCACCGAACTCGCTCATGAGGATCGCGCTCAGCTTCGAGGCCGAGAGCGAGTCAAGACCAAGAGTGGACAGGAACATGGTGTCGTCCACCGTCTCGATGTCGACGTTgagcagcttgccgagcagcgtgccgacggGGTCAGCAgccgcatcgtcgtcggcgccgtcgtTGTCGGCGTCGTCAAAGTGCTCGACCAGGTGCGAGATCGACCAGATGTTGGCCGGCGAGATCTCGTACATCACCTTCCAGTCCATGGGCTGGATAAAGTAGCCAGCGTGGTTGGTCTCGCCCATGGTCAGACGGCCAATCGACTGGGCGATCGACGTACACAGCTCACGCGAGTTGCACGCAAGCGCGTCCATGATCTTCAGCGCAGCGTTGTTCGACTTCGAACGCATCTGGGCATACACACCAATGTCCGAAATGGCAGGCACGGCGTACGAGATGACGTTCTTGCTCTCCATCGCGAAGCGGTTGAAGTAGGCCTGTGCCGCGTTGTAGTTCGCCTGACCGGGGTTGTAGAacagcgccgcggtcgAGGAGAAGAGGAACAGGAAGTCGAGCTTGTTGATGTCGATCAAATCGCGGATCACGTTCAGGGCACCAATCTTGGACTGCACGACCGTGTCAAACTTCTCCTTGTCCATCTGCATGAACTGGTCGTCGCGGAGGACAACCGACATGAGGAAGACACCACCGATCGGGCCCAGGCTGTTGGCCGTGTCAAACACGTCCTgcatcgcctcgggcttgagcgcatcggcagcCATCACCTTGATGGTGACGTCGGGGAAGCTGGGGTCACGCACCAGACGCTCGAGAGCGAGACGGTCCGAACGCGAGATCTGACCACGACGACCAGTGAGCACAATGTTGCGCGCACCCAGGTACATCAGGAACTGCGTAAGACGGGGGCCGAGACCACCGCAACCACCAATCAGCACGTAGGTCTTCTTGGGGTCGTAGATCTTGTACGCGTTCCAGAGCTTCACGCGCGCATCGGGCTTGCACTCGGCAGAGAGGTCGGTGACAATCTTACCAATGTGCTTGCCAGACTCCATGAGCTTGTACGAGTCGACAAGGCCCTCAGCACCAGTGAACTCGTGGCCGACCAGGCACTTGAagggctcgcgcgcgtgctcctcggcgatctcgtcgagcagagCACCCATACGGTTGGGCGCGTGCACACCAAGCAGACcaagctcgacggcgatgTAGTTGATGGCCTTCGCGAAGCCGCTCATCGACATCGGGTTGCCGGCAAGGTGGTCACGCTTCGAAATGTCGACGAAGCGGCCGAGGTAGGCAAGCACCTCGATACCGGCCTGGAGGGCGGCACCCTGGAGCGAGTTGAGCACCACGTCGAAGCCGTCCTTGCCGCGCTTGGCGAGCCAGTCGCGGCCACCCTGCTGCCACTCGGCAATGGAGCGCGAGTTGGCCATGTTCTCGTACGGAACGCCGAGGTTGTTGTGCAGGTAGTCGCGCTTCTCCTGCGACGACACCGTGCAGAAGACCTCGAGACCCTTGCGCTGGGCGATCTGGATCGCACACAGACCAACACcaccggcagcggcgtggATGAGGATCGTCTCGCCAGGGCGGATCTGGGCAAGGTGCACAAGACCGAACCAGACCGTACCGTAAGCAATAGGGTAGGCAGCAGCCTCCTTGTTGCTCATGTTGTCGGGGATCTTGGTCATGGCGTACTCGGAAGCAATCGCAATGGTACCCTCACGGACACCACCCGAAGTACCCATCACACGGTCACCGACCTTGACACGGGAGacctcgctgccgacggcCTTCACAACACCACCAAACTCGGACAGACGGTCGGTCGCGGGGAGCAGACCAGTGGCCGAGAGAATGTTCTTGAAGTTGAGCGCAACAGCGTCGGTCTGCACCTGCACGTCGTGCTTggccagcggcggcggcgtgtgcgtGTGGGGAGCAATGGCCTGGACCGAGGCGGGGACACCCTCGGTAAGCTCGAGCACCCAGTCCTGACCGACAAACTCGGTGGGGTGCATGGGCACCTGCTTCACGAGACGACGGCCGTATAGGCGGTTGTTGCGGATGATGTTGAAGATCTCCACGCTGCCCTCAGCATCGTGCTCGATGAGAATGTCGAGGAGACCgtcacgctgcgcacgcgagTACTCGGGCGGGAAACCGACAAAGATCGACCTGAGCGTCGGAATCTCGTTGGTGATGGTACCAGCGAGACCGGCACCACGCGCACCGTCGACCGAGTCGTCGGCAAGGATCCAGAGCTGGCCCATGGGGCTCTCGCCAAAGGCCTCCTTAACGGCGCCAACAACCTCCCATTCGGTGTCGGGCTTGTGGTAGTAGGCAAGCACGTGGTCGTTGACCTTGCGGAACAGGCCGTTGCTCGCCACTTCCTTGGTCGGCACGTTGGGCACCGCGGGCCACGCGGTGGCCTCGCGACGAGTGTAGGCGAGGCTCAGCGTCGGGCTCGACGTCTTGAACGGCGTCAGGCCCAAGCTCTCCAGCGACGGGGCGTTGCCCGAGTAGAAGAGCTTGGAgaacggcgacgaggcgttGATCTCGTCGTAGATCGCGAAACCGCCAGGGACAAGAAGGTTGTTGATCGCCTCGACAGCGACCTTGGCGTCGCTGGCGGTACGCAGCACGTCGCTGACAACGATCACGTCGATCGTAGCGGGGATCGTGCGCTGGAACTCGTCAATGGCAGCGGGGACATCGTAGGGGCCCGTGAAGAACTCGTCCGAGCCCTTCAGCGGGTTGGCCACGTTCAGGCGGACAAGATCCACGTAGATGCCACGCTTCTGCGCCCAGGCGATGAGGGGCTGCAGCGAGATCTTACGGCGACGGCCGTAGACCTCGGCCAGGCGGAACACGCGGCGGggctcctgctcctgcgacgaggagatGAGACCCTCGATCGCGTTGACGAGGCTCTCCGAGACCTCGGCAGAGACGCCGGGCAGGTCAAAGAGGCGGTCCTGCAGGTCGTCCTTGGCcacagcggcggcggagccGCGCTGGAGGGCCTCGGCAACGAcgccctcctcgtcgtTTGCGGTGATGTCCTTGGCGAACGAGGCAGAGAGTTCGGGCTGCAGGGTGTagagctcgtcgatcgaAGCACGCGAGTCGAAGGCGCGGGGCTCCCACGACTCGGTGTaggcctcgcgctccttgacAGTGTCCTTAATACGCGTGCACTCGAGACCACGCAGGAAGGCAAGGGTCTTGCCCGTCTGGCGATCGAACATCAGAATGTTGTGCTTGATGTTCTGGTCGTTCGAGATAAGCGTCTGCACGTagaggacgagctgcttAGCGTTGCGGATCTCCTCAGGCGTGGCACGGACAGTTAGAATGTCGAGCATGTTCGGCAGGAAAGCGTCGACACCGAGCTTCGAGCCGTCGAAGGGCAGCGCGGGAATCCACGTGCACAGGAAGGCcgagtcgagcaggccgggGTGGAAGATCATGCCCCTCGACTCGGGGCTCGTCCAGAGGTCGGGGAGGACGTCGACGAACGCAAGGTAGTCGTCCTCACGGGTGGTCGAACCACGCACCTCGTTGATCATACCGAAAGCGGCCGTGTGCTGCGAACCGTTGGGCTTCAGGCGGTCGTAGAAGGTCTGACCGTCCATGACGATGTCGAAGTGGTCGATCCAGTTCTCACCAAAGACCTCGGTGATGTTGTTGGGGCCAAGAGGCGTGCTCTCGGTCGACATCTGACCCGAAGCGTGGAGTTGGTCAAAGATGATACCACCGTCGTTCACACCGTTCTTACCCGAGGAGCGGAACTCCCAGCCACCGTTGATGCCGGTCTGCAAGAACTTGGCGTACTTGGGCTGACCCTCCTCCTCAATGACAAAGGCACGGTGGATCTTCATGTAGGTAATGGTACGTGCACCGGCCTCGAGAGCAGCCTCGGCATAACCTGCGCCAGGGAAAATGATCGTGCCACGGATCTTGTGGCCCTTGGTCCAGCTGTGCGTCTGCGCGTTGATGCGGAGCATCTCACTGCACAGGGGCGGACCCGGGGGACGGCAGCGGATGTGCTCGGGGAAGCTGACCTCGGTCTGGCGCTTGGGAAGCGGCAGGAAGGGGTACTCGGGCAGGTCCTTGCCGAGAACCGAGTTGATACCGAGCGGGCGGTCAACGAACTCGTTGCTGTACAGCTTGTACACAATGAAGTTACGCTCACCAGCCTGCATGGCCTTACCGACGGCGGTAAGGAACTCGGTGATCTCACCAGGGGTCTCCTTGGTCTCGCCCTTCTTGAAGTTGGGGCGGCGGGCCGACGACACGATGGTGGTGCGCTCAGCCTCATTCGAGCGGGTGATCTCGTCCATGTACGAGCCAAGCACCGAGTGGGGCGCAATCTCGACAATCAGCAGACCACGGTCCTGTTCCTTGCGGTACTCCTCGAGAGCCTCGATCGACTCACGGAAGAGCACGGGGCAACGGACATTGTCCCAGCAGtactcggcgtcgagcgagcggccgacgtcgtgcATCTTACCGTGCACAGTCGAGATGAAGCGGCGGGTGGGCACGTTCTTCGAAGCATCGACCAGGGGGTACACCTCCGACAGGAAGGGGTCCTTGCAGGGCGACACCATCTCCGAGTGGTAGGGACCACCGACACGGAGCTGGCGAGCAAAGATGCCCTGGGCCTCGCACTTCTTGACGACGTCCTCGATCATCTTGGTCACACCCGAGACCGAAACGGCCTTGGTCGAGTTCGAGGCCGAGACCCACAGACCAGTGTCGGTGTTGTTCTCCTTCTTGACCTCATCGAGGACCTTCTGGGCCTCCTCGCGGCTCATGCCGAGAGCAGCCATCGAACcgtcgaccttgtcgaGAAGGGCAAGGGCGTTGGAACGGGCAATGGCCGTGCGGATGGCCTTCTCGTGCGAGAAGGCGCCAGAGGCGTACATGGCGGCAATCTCACCGACCGAGTGACCCATCACGACATCAGGCTCAATGCCGAGCGAGACCCAAAGGTCGAACAGGGCGATCTGGAAGATGGTGATCGAGATGAcgatcgcctcgaccgTCCAGCCACCCGACTCGGTCTTCTGGACGTGGGCGTCCTTGTCCGACTGGAAGAGACCGCTGTCAACAAAGCTGCCGCTGTGGTACTTCTGCACCACCTCGAACGAGCGGTGGACCGACTCACGGAAGGCCTCGAAGCGCGAGTAGAAGTGGCGACCCATGTCCTCGTGCTGGGGACCCTGACCACAGAAGACAAACGCCTTGATGGGGTTGAAGTCGGGGCTCGAGGTGGCA
This is a stretch of genomic DNA from Malassezia japonica chromosome 3, complete sequence. It encodes these proteins:
- a CDS encoding Type I Iterative PKS (antiSMASH:Cluster_1; COG:I; SMCOG1022:Beta-ketoacyl synthase; EggNog:ENOG503NWH8), translated to MSNESQSQDYRPPSISVVGIGLRLPGARDKKEYFELLKEGRCAIGKVPADRWNAENMTQDGGVPGKVVTDQGGFVDPHTEIDSLEFGISPAEAKQLDPHQLVLVECVYQALEDSGINYRGTNTGVYVTGSPDVHNLGKDMYDMGPYSATGAAFSMQANRLSYLFDLRGPSIYLDTACSSSITCLHLARTAILRGDCDMAVVAAVNLILTPDASLSFSTLGTLSKTGLCHTFDASADGYVRGEGCTVIVLQRSEEADRLGSHIYCDITGSFINANGKGKSITLPDGPSQKAATYAAYKEANRDFNETCYVECHGTGTPVGDPIEANAVGQVFTPGRSDDDYLRIGSSKTNVGHLEPAAGLVGLIKNAYTLDTGMLMPHLHFKDPSPKIKWDEYKIRVQTDFEPLPKNKLSKDGKFVVSLSSFGFGGANSHTVMERVPSKTIEAATPLTANDPMLVAVGALSNRAVTSLSSSVQEFWSQSKDPLTASLLARTMTERARGNPNMAFAVASLNEPLQFCDTTATSSPDFNPIKAFVFCGQGPQHEDMGRHFYSRFEAFRESVHRSFEVVQKYHSGSFVDSGLFQSDKDAHVQKTESGGWTVEAIVISITIFQIALFDLWVSLGIEPDVVMGHSVGEIAAMYASGAFSHEKAIRTAIARSNALALLDKVDGSMAALGMSREEAQKVLDEVKKENNTDTGLWVSASNSTKAVSVSGVTKMIEDVVKKCEAQGIFARQLRVGGPYHSEMVSPCKDPFLSEVYPLVDASKNVPTRRFISTVHGKMHDVGRSLDAEYCWDNVRCPVLFRESIEALEEYRKEQDRGLLIVEIAPHSVLGSYMDEITRSNEAERTTIVSSARRPNFKKGETKETPGEITEFLTAVGKAMQAGERNFIVYKLYSNEFVDRPLGINSVLGKDLPEYPFLPLPKRQTEVSFPEHIRCRPPGPPLCSEMLRINAQTHSWTKGHKIRGTIIFPGAGYAEAALEAGARTITYMKIHRAFVIEEEGQPKYAKFLQTGINGGWEFRSSGKNGVNDGGIIFDQLHASGQMSTESTPLGPNNITEVFGENWIDHFDIVMDGQTFYDRLKPNGSQHTAAFGMINEVRGSTTREDDYLAFVDVLPDLWTSPESRGMIFHPGLLDSAFLCTWIPALPFDGSKLGVDAFLPNMLDILTVRATPEEIRNAKQLVLYVQTLISNDQNIKHNILMFDRQTGKTLAFLRGLECTRIKDTVKEREAYTESWEPRAFDSRASIDELYTLQPELSASFAKDITANDEEGVVAEALQRGSAAAVAKDDLQDRLFDLPGVSAEVSESLVNAIEGLISSSQEQEPRRVFRLAEVYGRRRKISLQPLIAWAQKRGIYVDLVRLNVANPLKGSDEFFTGPYDVPAAIDEFQRTIPATIDVIVVSDVLRTASDAKVAVEAINNLLVPGGFAIYDEINASSPFSKLFYSGNAPSLESLGLTPFKTSSPTLSLAYTRREATAWPAVPNVPTKEVASNGLFRKVNDHVLAYYHKPDTEWEVVGAVKEAFGESPMGQLWILADDSVDGARGAGLAGTITNEIPTLRSIFVGFPPEYSRAQRDGLLDILIEHDAEGSVEIFNIIRNNRLYGRRLVKQVPMHPTEFVGQDWVLELTEGVPASVQAIAPHTHTPPPLAKHDVQVQTDAVALNFKNILSATGLLPATDRLSEFGGVVKAVGSEVSRVKVGDRVMGTSGGVREGTIAIASEYAMTKIPDNMSNKEAAAYPIAYGTVWFGLVHLAQIRPGETILIHAAAGGVGLCAIQIAQRKGLEVFCTVSSQEKRDYLHNNLGVPYENMANSRSIAEWQQGGRDWLAKRGKDGFDVVLNSLQGAALQAGIEVLAYLGRFVDISKRDHLAGNPMSMSGFAKAINYIAVELGLLGVHAPNRMGALLDEIAEEHAREPFKCLVGHEFTGAEGLVDSYKLMESGKHIGKIVTDLSAECKPDARVKLWNAYKIYDPKKTYVLIGGCGGLGPRLTQFLMYLGARNIVLTGRRGQISRSDRLALERLVRDPSFPDVTIKVMAADALKPEAMQDVFDTANSLGPIGGVFLMSVVLRDDQFMQMDKEKFDTVVQSKIGALNVIRDLIDINKLDFLFLFSSTAALFYNPGQANYNAAQAYFNRFAMESKNVISYAVPAISDIGVYAQMRSKSNNAALKIMDALACNSRELCTSIAQSIGRLTMGETNHAGYFIQPMDWKVMYEISPANIWSISHLVEHFDDADNDGADDDAAADPVGTLLGKLLNVDIETVDDTMFLSTLGLDSLSASKLSAILMSEFGATVTQLQLLGPVSVAALRQIVADATAGGEEGEAPKEAAAPAKKAAAAPAKVNTAPLTTFDYAAEVDKLDDLPKTVTHLEAFDASKLEPGVAQEVLVTGATGFLGSSALEAVLEAFPKAHVTALVRGTPEEGMQRIKDMATKRELKSLKHLNRVSAVSGDVTEPHLGLSDEDWTRLAASVDLIVHASGKADHLIGYQGIAPVNTYSTREVLRLASEKKIKAVANIGSTNMWLSFSAEPKTNEVVPENLDLNTLKTGLFNGYSQSKWVSEMLCKRMNERGVPAVTVRPGVLGGSASSKYIPNPDSFLWRMFQGCAQMGLAPESKSVFTETPSDWFSEIFGKLVSTPRTWLSNHNVFHIRNEAPLDPSQIPAPEGTTPAEVVPYDEWVEAFQKEASKPDSTNPLAPLRAFVAKGEFAQLPQFDHSNTKEVLGEQWTEAPAYRFQL